ATATCCGCCAGGTGCAGTATTTAGACCCGGGTCACTAATGGCAAGGGGAGGGATTGAGATGATCAACAATGAGGAATTGGTCTATTGGTGGAAAGGTTACGTGGTCATCACCATTAGAGGAAAACGCTTGGAACGTCTCATCAACCGTATGATGCACCAGCGTTTAGCGGCTTGGGATCTTACCCGCGAATCTGAAGACAAGGCCCAGGTGTGCATTACGGTACCGGACTTGTTCCAGTTGCGCAAGTCTTTAAAGGAGACAGGCTGTCGCATCCGTATCGTCAAAAAAATAGGATTGCCCTTTATACTGAAAAAAATGCGCCGGCAGTCCGGTTTATATTCAGGAGCTATTTTGTTTCTGGCCATGCTCTATCTGTTATCCTCTATGATCTGGTCTGTTGAGATTGAAGGGATCAGTGTGCCGGAACGGGAGGCCCAGGTCCGGCAAACTTTGGCTGACTTAGGAGTCAAGCCTGGGGCTTTTAAATTCAGAGTTGCGGAACCAAGTGAAATTAAACGGCAGGTTACTCAACGGCTTGACAATGTGACTTGGGTGGGTTTTGGTTACAAAGGAACCACGGCTTATCTCGAAGTGGTGGAAAAAACATTACCCGAAGAACCAGAGCCCGTTTATCCCCGCGATTTAATAGCCAAGAAAAAGGC
This DNA window, taken from Caldalkalibacillus thermarum, encodes the following:
- the yqfD gene encoding sporulation protein YqfD, yielding MINNEELVYWWKGYVVITIRGKRLERLINRMMHQRLAAWDLTRESEDKAQVCITVPDLFQLRKSLKETGCRIRIVKKIGLPFILKKMRRQSGLYSGAILFLAMLYLLSSMIWSVEIEGISVPEREAQVRQTLADLGVKPGAFKFRVAEPSEIKRQVTQRLDNVTWVGFGYKGTTAYLEVVEKTLPEEPEPVYPRDLIAKKKAVIHDIFVESGTPMVKPNQYVKPGDLLVSGKIGSEEAPQLTAAKGKVWGEVWYVSEIRVPLKLEKAVLTGERKTRYYLHVGPYKLKVWGYGQIPFDHYVTRDDRYSLSIGSFTLPIAWTIEQVQAARQAEVTLDEAKALNMGLKLAREKMVAKLPEDAEIVEENILKKGIDSGKVYIKIHYSVIEEISMAKYTSQGE